In Nocardioides sp. InS609-2, a single genomic region encodes these proteins:
- a CDS encoding TIGR03936 family radical SAM-associated protein: protein MRDQPEQQAPPVQRLRIRYAKRGRLRFTSHRDFSRAFERAVFRARIPMAYSSGFHPHPRISYAGAAPTGSASEAEYLEIGLSEIVDTAEVHALLDEALPAGLDVLDVVVSPGGSLADRLEASQWQISLTDAPEVVGAAVESFLVAESVLVERMTKKGLREFDCRAAVVSAAVAPGESGGAVIDVVLWHTVPAVRPDDVLTGLARHAGLVPAETALLTRVAQGPLDEEHGTVGDPLTVSP, encoded by the coding sequence GTGCGTGACCAGCCCGAACAGCAAGCCCCGCCGGTCCAGCGACTCCGGATCAGGTACGCCAAGCGCGGCCGCCTCCGCTTCACCAGCCACCGTGACTTCAGCCGGGCCTTCGAGCGGGCCGTCTTCCGGGCCCGCATCCCGATGGCCTACTCGTCGGGCTTCCACCCGCACCCCCGCATCTCCTATGCCGGTGCGGCCCCGACGGGCTCGGCCAGCGAGGCGGAGTACCTCGAGATCGGCCTGTCCGAGATCGTCGACACCGCCGAGGTGCACGCACTCCTCGACGAGGCCCTGCCCGCCGGACTCGACGTGCTCGACGTGGTCGTCTCGCCCGGCGGCTCGCTGGCAGACCGCCTCGAGGCGTCGCAGTGGCAGATCAGCCTGACCGACGCGCCCGAGGTGGTCGGTGCGGCCGTCGAGTCGTTCCTGGTCGCCGAGTCGGTGCTCGTGGAGCGGATGACCAAGAAGGGGCTCCGCGAGTTCGACTGCCGGGCAGCCGTGGTGTCCGCCGCGGTGGCGCCGGGGGAGTCGGGCGGAGCGGTCATCGACGTGGTGCTGTGGCACACGGTCCCTGCGGTCCGGCCGGACGACGTACTCACCGGTCTGGCGCGACACGCCGGCCTGGTTCCTGCTGAGACGGCTCTCCTGACCCGGGTCGCCCAGGGCCCTCTCGACGAGGAACACGGCACCGTCGGGGACCCGCTGACCGTCTCGCCGTAG